In the Elizabethkingia bruuniana genome, CTTGCTCCGCAATGCTCCAGAACAGCACGGATATTCCGAAATATCTGCTGCGTTTGTGTTCTGATATCTGTCCCAACAACTTCTCCTTTCTGATTAACAGGGACCTGTCCTGATAAAATAAGCATTTTAGAAGCCCCCAAAGGAACTTCAACTACCTGAGAAAGTCCTTTAATCTGAAATACCAACTCTGTATTTTTAAATTGTATCATTTCAATATTCTTCTGACCAAACACTATCATAAAACCCAGCAATAAACTGAACACTAAAATACGTCTGAATGGTTTCATATTAAATGTTTAATATAACAAATATATAAAAAAAACTACCTAAATAGGTAGTTTTCTGTATGTTAAGTTCTTAACTTAATTATTTTTTAAGATATGCATCTACTTCATCAGCGTT is a window encoding:
- a CDS encoding RidA family protein encodes the protein MKPFRRILVFSLLLGFMIVFGQKNIEMIQFKNTELVFQIKGLSQVVEVPLGASKMLILSGQVPVNQKGEVVGTDIRTQTQQIFRNIRAVLEHCGASLNDIVKLGIFTTDISKIAEFREVRDQFINTENPPASSLLEVKGLFRKDVFIEVEVTAIVKNK